A stretch of Vulpes lagopus strain Blue_001 chromosome 20, ASM1834538v1, whole genome shotgun sequence DNA encodes these proteins:
- the LOC121479209 gene encoding 39S ribosomal protein L27, mitochondrial-like, whose translation MWDLMSDNVKQGQGASILPHLAPAQAASLAVRYASKKTGGSSKNLGGKSPGKRFGLRKMEGHYVHAGNILATQRHFRWHPGAHVGLGKKKHLYALEEGVVRYTKEVYVPSPSNTEAVELVTRLPKGAVLYKTFVHVVPVKPEGTFKLVAVL comes from the exons ATGTGGGACCTGATGTCTGACAATGTGAAACAGGGG CAAGGGGCTTCCATCTTGCCCCACCTTGCCCCCGCTCAGGCTGCGTCTCTTGCCGTCAGATATGCATCCAAGAAGACAGGTGGCAGCTCCAAAAACCTGGGTGGAAAGTCACCAGGCAAACGCTTTGGCCTCAGGAAAATGGAGGGTCACTACGTTCATGCTGGCAACATCCTTGCAACTCAGCGCCACTTCCGTTGGCACCCAGGCGCCCATGTGGGCCTTGGGAAGAAGAAGCACCTGTATGCCCTGGAGGAGGGAGTGGTCCGCTACACTAAGGAGGTCTATGTGCCCAGTCCCAGCAACACAGAGGCTGTGGAGCTGGTTACCAGGCTGCCCAAGGGTGCTGTGCTCTATAAGACTTTTGTCCACGTGGTTCCTGTGAAGCCTGAGGGCACCTTCAAACTGGTAGCTGTGCTTTGA